In one window of Nakamurella sp. PAMC28650 DNA:
- a CDS encoding nuclear transport factor 2 family protein: MTTTSSPTPIRPSAPTDPVDQLAWLVDRARISDLLVEFARTLDDRDWQGNTALYMPDGIFMVGDVLRLQGHAQLAMTGSERGLAQYHGTWHASSNHAIQIDGDTARTRSYLIGVHLLAGGTTHHADGGGWYDCTLQRTADGWRFTTVRLHEVWHAGQALPHVSAKPDLAATP, from the coding sequence ATGACCACCACCTCGTCACCCACGCCGATCCGACCATCCGCGCCGACCGACCCGGTCGACCAACTCGCCTGGCTGGTCGACCGGGCCCGGATCAGTGACCTGCTCGTCGAATTCGCCAGGACCCTGGACGATCGGGACTGGCAGGGAAACACCGCCCTCTACATGCCGGACGGCATTTTCATGGTGGGCGACGTTCTCCGTCTGCAGGGCCACGCCCAACTGGCGATGACGGGCTCCGAACGTGGGCTGGCGCAGTATCACGGGACCTGGCACGCCAGCTCGAACCATGCGATCCAGATCGACGGCGACACCGCCCGCACCCGTTCGTATCTCATCGGGGTACACCTGCTGGCCGGCGGCACCACCCACCACGCCGACGGCGGCGGCTGGTACGACTGCACCCTGCAGCGGACAGCCGACGGTTGGCGTTTCACCACCGTCCGGCTGCACGAGGTGTGGCACGCCGGCCAGGCACTGCCACATGTGTCGGCGAAACCGGACCTGGCCGCGACACCCTGA
- a CDS encoding ABC transporter permease, translating to MTLADTPKNAVGENHAAVAVPSRRAARLDLGGFFERWALLGLLIVIVVFFSLYSASSAVFPTAANIGVLTGNQAVVALVAVAALFPLVGGHFDFSVGATSAFTSVLCAGLMSRHSVPLVVAIAISVGVGAVIGAINGALIAIYRANAFIITLGGATLLGGLISWYSDNQSISTGIFPALTDFGSLTWFGLPRLVYLVIVLAALGWYVLVQTPYGRSLYAIGSNPRAARLVGIKVQREVFLAFVVSGTLAGVAGVLTTARTGGSTTDTGTTVLFGALAAVFLGLTAVTPGRFNIVGTMIGVLFVAASVSGLTLSGASDWVQPVFNGGSLMVAVILSTYLNRRRRGVDAL from the coding sequence ATGACCCTCGCTGACACACCGAAGAACGCCGTCGGCGAAAACCACGCTGCGGTGGCGGTTCCGTCCCGACGGGCGGCCCGGCTCGACCTCGGAGGCTTCTTCGAGCGATGGGCGCTTCTCGGTCTGCTGATCGTCATCGTCGTGTTCTTCAGCCTCTACTCCGCCAGCTCGGCCGTCTTCCCGACGGCCGCCAACATCGGCGTGCTGACCGGTAACCAGGCGGTGGTGGCACTTGTCGCGGTCGCCGCCCTCTTTCCTCTGGTCGGTGGTCACTTCGACTTCTCCGTCGGGGCGACGTCGGCCTTCACCTCGGTGCTGTGCGCCGGCCTGATGTCGCGTCATTCCGTACCGCTGGTCGTCGCCATCGCTATCAGTGTCGGGGTCGGCGCCGTGATCGGTGCGATCAACGGCGCACTGATCGCGATCTACCGGGCCAACGCCTTCATCATCACCCTCGGCGGTGCGACGCTGCTCGGCGGACTGATCAGCTGGTATAGCGACAACCAGAGCATCTCCACCGGGATCTTCCCCGCGCTCACCGATTTCGGCAGCCTCACCTGGTTCGGCCTGCCCCGGCTCGTCTACCTGGTGATAGTGCTGGCCGCCCTCGGCTGGTACGTCCTGGTCCAAACCCCCTACGGCCGTTCGCTCTACGCCATCGGATCGAACCCGCGAGCGGCCAGGCTGGTCGGGATCAAGGTGCAGCGGGAGGTCTTCCTGGCGTTCGTCGTCTCCGGCACGCTTGCCGGTGTGGCCGGGGTACTGACCACCGCGCGGACCGGTGGTTCGACGACCGACACCGGAACCACCGTGCTGTTCGGGGCGCTCGCTGCGGTGTTCCTCGGCCTGACCGCCGTCACGCCGGGGCGTTTCAACATCGTCGGAACGATGATCGGCGTGCTCTTCGTGGCGGCGAGCGTTAGTGGCCTGACCCTGTCCGGGGCCAGCGACTGGGTGCAGCCGGTGTTCAACGGCGGTTCGCTGATGGTCGCGGTCATCCTCTCGACCTACCTCAACCGCCGGCGCCGCGGGGTCGATGCGCTGTAG
- a CDS encoding sugar ABC transporter ATP-binding protein, with the protein MTVPPPARPVLQVGDLAKSFGLTQALAGVDVSVLPATVHALLGGNGSGKSSMVKILAGVYHADRGTITVNGSTFDAPSYRAADGHRLGLRFVHQDLGLIEAATISENMAFTRGFPRSHFGRISWRTLHRSTAALLERFEIDAGPKTPVASLRPADRTMVAIARALGDEATDDETAGRAPESRLLVLDEPTASLPRHESEMLLAAIRRRAAHGQTIVLISHHLQEVLDVADTITVLRDGRVAGSVAAADADEEVIVSLIAGRAVQLEGAARRPAPSSETAAALQVTGLQAGPLQGVDITVRPGEIVGVTGLLGSGRSSLVRAVFGALPRRAGTVQVHGVTVPATGPSAAMAAGIALVPEDRGADAAFIDHSVQENLSATVTNTYWRAGWMNTRREQDDAWSLIDRFGIKTDAAAAPLSSLSGGNQQKAILARWLRREPRVLLLDEPSQGVDIVSRADIYRLIRHAAAQGCAVLVASSDAQEIDLLCDRAVVLAGGRVAAELDRKHLDADTLLRLTHTVRDDSHLGVLA; encoded by the coding sequence GTGACGGTTCCACCTCCCGCCCGACCGGTCCTGCAGGTCGGTGATCTGGCCAAGAGCTTCGGCCTTACCCAGGCCCTGGCCGGAGTCGACGTCTCCGTCCTGCCGGCCACCGTGCATGCGTTGCTCGGCGGCAACGGTTCGGGCAAATCCAGCATGGTCAAGATCCTGGCCGGCGTGTACCACGCCGACCGCGGCACCATCACCGTCAACGGATCGACGTTCGATGCGCCGTCCTACCGGGCGGCGGACGGACACCGGCTGGGTCTGCGTTTCGTCCACCAGGACCTGGGTCTGATCGAAGCGGCGACCATCTCGGAGAACATGGCGTTCACCCGGGGCTTTCCCCGCTCCCACTTCGGCCGGATCTCCTGGCGCACACTGCATCGGAGCACCGCCGCGCTGCTCGAGCGATTCGAGATCGATGCGGGACCGAAGACGCCGGTTGCGTCGCTGCGCCCCGCCGACCGGACCATGGTGGCCATTGCCAGAGCGTTGGGCGACGAGGCGACCGACGACGAGACCGCCGGCCGGGCACCGGAATCCAGGTTGCTGGTGCTGGACGAACCGACGGCCAGCCTGCCCCGTCACGAATCGGAGATGCTGCTCGCCGCGATCCGGCGGCGGGCAGCCCACGGCCAGACCATCGTGCTGATCAGCCACCACCTGCAGGAGGTCCTGGACGTCGCCGACACCATCACGGTGCTGCGCGACGGCCGGGTGGCGGGCTCGGTGGCGGCGGCCGATGCCGACGAGGAGGTCATCGTGTCCCTGATCGCCGGGCGGGCCGTGCAGTTGGAAGGTGCCGCTCGGCGCCCGGCACCGAGCTCGGAGACCGCCGCGGCCCTGCAGGTCACCGGGCTGCAGGCGGGTCCTCTGCAGGGCGTCGACATCACCGTTCGCCCAGGCGAGATCGTCGGCGTCACCGGGCTTCTGGGCTCTGGTCGCAGCAGCCTGGTGCGGGCCGTCTTCGGCGCACTACCTCGCCGCGCCGGAACCGTCCAGGTCCATGGTGTGACGGTGCCGGCCACCGGTCCGTCGGCGGCCATGGCCGCGGGCATCGCGCTGGTGCCGGAGGATCGCGGTGCCGATGCGGCGTTCATCGATCACTCCGTGCAGGAGAACCTGTCCGCGACCGTGACCAACACCTACTGGCGGGCCGGCTGGATGAACACCCGGCGTGAGCAGGACGACGCCTGGTCGCTCATCGATCGGTTCGGGATCAAGACCGACGCTGCGGCTGCTCCACTGTCCTCTCTGTCCGGAGGCAATCAGCAGAAGGCGATCCTGGCCCGCTGGCTGCGCCGCGAACCGCGCGTGCTGCTGCTGGACGAGCCGAGCCAGGGCGTCGACATCGTCTCGCGCGCGGACATCTACCGCCTCATCCGGCACGCCGCCGCCCAGGGCTGCGCGGTCCTGGTCGCCTCCTCGGACGCGCAGGAGATCGACCTGCTGTGCGACCGCGCCGTGGTCCTGGCCGGCGGCCGGGTGGCCGCGGAACTGGACCGCAAGCACCTCGACGCCGACACGCTGCTCCGCCTGACCCACACCGTCCGGGACGATTCGCATCTGGGAGTTCTCGCATGA
- a CDS encoding GAF domain-containing sensor histidine kinase, translated as MTATVGVSAGIDHADSLMLIERHTEVLDLLASGATLTDVLTAVAIALEDLIPGSRCSVLLLDPSTRRLHHGAAPRLPSRYMSEIDGVTIGPDVGSCGTAAHLRTPIIAEDIRFDSRWVAFRELAAAHGLRSCWSQPIFGRSGAVLGTFAVYHLEPHVPTDRELRLVGRFVHLSGVAIEHAGLFGALADSEERFRRAFEDNAVGMALTDLHGTLTKVNKALQVMLVCNESELLDRRLTELVHPDDRTAAAAALCIPARPGAQGSGHDGVDSIEFEARLEASDGHLVVVAATVSAVRGADGRPAGLCVNLLDVTQRRAAQAERLARREAEAARRTAEAASRAKSDFLAALSHEIRTPLQAVTGFTELLQNLDLSAERRRLALHHIEGAAGHILALVDDVLDIAKIEAGALTLQNEVVDVAVLVDEVVELLRPLAAKRSVMLRTEPTDRVGAPDAAGDAADRVCADRRRLRQVLINLVNNGLVYNHSGGWVRVTVTTTDGTTVEVTDSGPGISNELQERLFQPFDRLGAEIGGEPGAGLGLALSRALTEAMGGHLTLRGGPGGGTTASVSLPGIRCSAGSAGTAGTADPAVVPIRS; from the coding sequence GTGACGGCGACGGTCGGGGTGAGCGCCGGCATCGACCATGCCGACTCGCTGATGCTGATCGAGCGACATACCGAGGTGCTCGATCTGCTGGCCTCGGGTGCGACCCTGACGGACGTGCTGACCGCGGTCGCGATCGCCCTCGAGGACCTGATCCCCGGCAGCCGGTGTTCGGTCCTGCTGCTGGATCCGTCGACCAGACGTCTCCATCACGGTGCAGCACCGCGTCTGCCGTCCCGCTACATGTCCGAGATCGACGGTGTCACCATCGGACCGGACGTCGGATCCTGTGGTACCGCAGCACATTTGCGGACGCCGATCATCGCGGAGGACATCAGGTTCGACTCGCGCTGGGTCGCCTTTCGTGAGCTGGCCGCTGCGCACGGCCTCCGATCCTGCTGGTCCCAACCGATCTTCGGTCGCAGCGGGGCGGTCCTGGGTACTTTCGCCGTGTATCACCTCGAGCCGCATGTCCCGACGGATCGGGAACTTCGCCTGGTGGGACGCTTCGTCCATCTGTCCGGTGTGGCCATCGAGCATGCCGGGCTGTTCGGTGCGCTCGCCGACAGCGAGGAGCGGTTTCGGCGGGCTTTCGAGGACAATGCGGTCGGGATGGCCCTGACGGACCTGCACGGGACCTTGACGAAGGTCAACAAAGCACTGCAAGTGATGCTGGTGTGCAACGAGTCCGAGCTGCTGGATCGGCGCCTGACCGAGCTGGTCCACCCGGACGACCGGACTGCTGCAGCGGCCGCCCTGTGCATTCCGGCTCGACCCGGTGCGCAGGGCAGCGGTCACGACGGGGTGGACAGCATCGAGTTCGAGGCCAGGCTCGAAGCGTCCGACGGACATCTCGTCGTCGTGGCGGCCACCGTCTCGGCGGTGCGCGGCGCCGACGGCCGGCCGGCCGGGCTGTGCGTCAACCTGCTGGACGTCACCCAGCGGCGGGCTGCGCAGGCCGAGCGGCTGGCTCGCCGCGAGGCCGAGGCGGCTCGACGCACCGCGGAGGCGGCCAGCCGGGCGAAGTCGGATTTTCTGGCGGCCCTGAGCCACGAGATCCGCACACCTCTGCAAGCCGTCACCGGATTCACCGAGTTGTTGCAGAACCTCGACCTGTCCGCGGAGCGCAGACGGCTCGCCCTGCACCACATCGAGGGTGCCGCCGGCCATATCCTCGCTCTGGTCGACGATGTGCTGGACATCGCCAAGATCGAAGCCGGCGCGCTCACCCTCCAGAACGAGGTGGTGGACGTGGCGGTGCTGGTCGACGAGGTGGTCGAGTTGCTGCGGCCGTTGGCAGCCAAGCGGTCCGTCATGCTGCGCACCGAACCCACCGATCGGGTCGGGGCCCCGGACGCGGCCGGGGACGCGGCCGACCGGGTCTGCGCCGACCGTCGTCGGCTGCGCCAGGTCCTGATCAATCTGGTGAACAACGGCCTGGTGTACAACCACTCCGGAGGCTGGGTCCGCGTCACCGTGACGACCACCGACGGCACGACGGTCGAGGTGACCGACTCGGGGCCCGGGATCTCGAACGAACTCCAGGAGCGGCTCTTCCAACCATTCGACCGGCTGGGCGCGGAGATCGGCGGGGAGCCGGGAGCCGGCCTCGGCCTGGCCCTGTCGCGGGCGCTCACCGAAGCCATGGGTGGGCACCTCACCCTGCGCGGCGGTCCGGGCGGCGGGACCACCGCCAGTGTGTCGCTGCCCGGGATCCGCTGCTCGGCCGGCTCGGCCGGCACAGCCGGCACGGCAGATCCGGCCGTCGTGCCCATCCGCTCCTGA
- a CDS encoding response regulator transcription factor encodes MTSQAPPVAIRRNILVVDDDERVREVVSWQLEAEGFSVDQAGDGPAALQSIATLPPDLMVLDLSLPGLGGLDVLRRVRQRSRLPVIVLSGRNGEMDRIVGLDLGADDYLVKPFSPEELAARVRSVLRRCAPARPDESADRPGGTASPELRIDAASREVTVDGTVIELTAKEFDLIAFLAGHPRHVFTRAQLLEHVWRSDPGWQCEATVTEHVHRLRHKVEPSPAHPRRLLTIRGVGYRWEPGT; translated from the coding sequence GTGACCAGTCAGGCACCGCCCGTTGCCATCCGGAGAAACATTCTGGTGGTGGACGACGACGAGCGCGTGCGTGAGGTGGTCAGCTGGCAGTTGGAGGCCGAGGGTTTCTCGGTCGACCAGGCCGGTGACGGCCCGGCAGCGCTGCAGTCGATCGCGACGCTCCCGCCCGACCTGATGGTGCTCGACCTCTCCCTTCCAGGTCTGGGCGGTCTGGACGTGCTGCGCCGGGTTCGACAGCGCAGCCGCCTGCCCGTCATCGTGCTCAGCGGGCGCAACGGTGAGATGGATCGGATCGTCGGACTCGACCTGGGTGCCGACGACTACCTGGTCAAGCCCTTCTCGCCGGAGGAGCTGGCCGCCCGGGTGCGGTCCGTGCTGCGCAGGTGTGCGCCGGCCCGGCCGGACGAGTCCGCCGATCGGCCCGGCGGCACCGCTTCGCCGGAACTCCGGATCGACGCCGCGAGTCGTGAGGTCACCGTCGACGGAACGGTGATCGAGTTGACGGCGAAGGAGTTCGACCTGATCGCCTTCCTGGCCGGGCATCCACGGCATGTCTTCACCAGAGCGCAACTACTGGAACACGTCTGGCGTTCCGATCCCGGTTGGCAGTGCGAGGCGACGGTCACCGAGCACGTACATCGCCTGCGGCACAAGGTGGAACCCTCACCGGCCCACCCTCGCCGGCTGCTGACCATCAGAGGGGTCGGATACCGCTGGGAACCTGGTACGTGA
- a CDS encoding LysR family transcriptional regulator: MGLPSLDLNLLVALHALLAERNVTRAGERIGLSQPATSAALARLRRHFDDELLQRVGSRYELTPLASSLLEQFQLALRYVENTFAARPVFNAAVSTRGFSILASDYALIVLGGTLGRLMQERAPNVRLHINNLDRHLVDDAANTLRIHDAMLLPKGYVSDLAEAPLFEDDWVILASTRPGREARVLDLDELSTARWVTTYDSPTQFTPADKTLRFLGIERRSDIIVENFASLPFLVRDTDRLALVPRRLAHTFGRVEGIEQLEPPVSLPQLSESLWWHPSRETDPGHRWLLDIIIDAADQIGMETRNVPR; the protein is encoded by the coding sequence ATGGGTCTGCCGAGCCTGGATCTCAACCTGCTGGTGGCGCTGCACGCGCTGCTGGCCGAGCGCAACGTGACGCGGGCCGGCGAGCGCATCGGCCTGAGCCAGCCCGCCACGAGCGCGGCCCTTGCCCGTCTCCGCCGGCACTTCGACGACGAGCTGCTGCAGCGGGTCGGGTCGCGCTACGAGCTGACGCCGCTGGCGTCGTCCCTGCTGGAGCAGTTCCAACTCGCCCTCCGCTACGTCGAGAACACCTTCGCGGCACGACCCGTCTTCAACGCTGCCGTTTCCACCAGGGGCTTCTCGATCCTCGCGTCGGACTACGCGTTGATCGTGCTCGGCGGGACCCTCGGCCGACTGATGCAGGAGCGGGCACCGAACGTCCGGCTGCACATCAACAACCTGGACCGGCACCTGGTCGACGACGCTGCCAACACGCTCCGGATCCACGACGCCATGTTGCTGCCCAAGGGCTATGTCTCCGATCTGGCCGAGGCTCCCCTGTTCGAGGACGACTGGGTCATCCTGGCCTCGACCAGGCCGGGCCGGGAGGCCAGGGTGCTGGACCTCGACGAGCTGTCGACCGCTCGATGGGTCACCACCTACGACTCGCCGACCCAGTTCACCCCCGCCGACAAGACGCTGAGATTTCTGGGCATCGAGCGGAGATCGGACATCATCGTGGAGAACTTCGCCTCGCTGCCATTCCTGGTGCGCGACACCGATCGTCTCGCACTGGTACCGCGTCGCCTCGCCCACACCTTCGGCAGGGTCGAGGGAATCGAGCAACTCGAACCTCCCGTCTCGTTGCCGCAGCTGAGCGAGAGCCTCTGGTGGCATCCCAGCCGAGAGACAGATCCGGGCCACCGATGGCTCCTGGACATCATCATCGACGCCGCCGACCAGATTGGGATGGAAACGCGGAACGTTCCCCGCTAG
- a CDS encoding S9 family peptidase, whose translation MAVGPARWRDQRWLVDEAIRNQGIEFDQPRVGYSLGPVASDTTIGEMVALRTRIKKIADFVPTVSGLARRREAMARAAEDAGHGVTAGEHWFAAAMLWAMACWPLWQVTDQLIEIDERKNACYLRWAAHASHHVERVDIPFGSATLPAWLHLAPGERSGPLPTVLACGGMDAPREICVAREGDGLLARGLAVLAFDGPGQGESPIHGVHVTPTAWIDAGEALLAWTRSRPEIDEHRLVASGTSFGSHWITQIAATQPSLLGCAAALPVFEPGCSTIFSEAAPTFKARHMFMAGMFEDEAAFDAMAAGYDLRPLVQEMRVPWMVVAGEADELSPVEWVHELVARCPAPTSLLVYAGARHSLTESGSTLTGPPWRTEIADWLCHRANGIAAVDLHRHVDSGGATRLLPMPETGKHR comes from the coding sequence GTGGCGGTCGGACCTGCGCGATGGAGGGACCAGCGGTGGCTGGTCGACGAGGCCATCCGCAACCAGGGAATCGAATTCGACCAACCGCGCGTCGGCTACAGCTTGGGTCCGGTCGCCAGCGACACGACCATCGGTGAGATGGTCGCCCTGCGCACCAGGATCAAGAAGATCGCCGACTTCGTCCCGACCGTCTCGGGCCTGGCCCGCCGGCGGGAGGCGATGGCACGGGCCGCGGAGGACGCCGGGCACGGCGTCACCGCCGGTGAGCACTGGTTCGCCGCGGCGATGTTGTGGGCGATGGCCTGCTGGCCGTTGTGGCAGGTGACCGATCAGTTGATCGAGATCGACGAGCGCAAGAACGCCTGCTACCTGCGGTGGGCCGCGCACGCGTCCCACCACGTCGAACGGGTCGACATCCCTTTTGGCTCGGCCACTCTCCCGGCCTGGCTGCATCTTGCACCGGGTGAACGCTCCGGTCCCCTGCCGACCGTGCTCGCTTGCGGCGGGATGGATGCTCCCCGCGAGATCTGCGTGGCCCGGGAGGGCGACGGCCTGTTGGCGCGCGGTCTGGCGGTGCTGGCCTTCGACGGGCCCGGCCAGGGAGAGTCGCCGATCCACGGCGTACACGTGACGCCCACCGCCTGGATAGACGCCGGGGAGGCCCTTCTCGCCTGGACGAGATCCCGCCCGGAGATCGACGAACATCGGCTGGTCGCCAGCGGAACCAGTTTCGGGTCCCACTGGATCACCCAGATCGCGGCCACCCAGCCCTCCCTGCTGGGCTGCGCCGCCGCCCTGCCGGTCTTCGAACCGGGATGCAGCACGATCTTCTCCGAGGCCGCGCCCACGTTCAAGGCCCGACACATGTTCATGGCCGGGATGTTCGAGGACGAAGCAGCGTTCGATGCCATGGCAGCCGGCTACGACCTGCGTCCCCTGGTGCAGGAGATGCGTGTCCCGTGGATGGTCGTCGCCGGCGAGGCCGACGAACTGTCACCGGTGGAATGGGTGCACGAACTGGTGGCGCGCTGCCCGGCCCCGACCTCGCTGCTGGTCTACGCCGGCGCCCGCCACTCGCTGACCGAGAGCGGATCGACGCTGACCGGTCCGCCCTGGCGCACCGAGATCGCCGACTGGCTCTGCCACCGTGCGAACGGTATCGCTGCCGTCGACCTGCATCGCCACGTCGACTCCGGCGGAGCAACTCGCTTACTTCCGATGCCAGAGACAGGGAAACACCGATGA
- a CDS encoding substrate-binding domain-containing protein translates to MSRTTHLIRMLGAGLVCVALATTSACSSKSAATNNSAPASATSSPLSSAAGAAGSAGSSAGPGSSAAPGSSAAPGSGGATSAGSAALALAHQGVTGPLPSASVEPKSGVNYWVVSCGQRVSTCSSTTAGAVEAATKIGWQTHVCDGQLNPAGISSCIRQAVAAKAAALQVIGTDCAPIKQALTEANAAGIKTIGGGGFDCSETGGDRVFSGFIKYQVKFSNHQWWAQIGKLQADWLIGATNGQAKVLSVKFTDEAWGDDIQNAFIAELKTCAGCSIVKTQELSNGDLADGSLRTKFSTALLQATTANAINVPIDGWFSAGLAQAVTSSGRAATLKVIGSIGEVPNMEYIRTGAGENASAAFSGNNSGWAGVDVAVRLLDGQTAPADGFPEGVSIRVVDRTANLPASGSPYQPPVDYRAAYLKLWGVS, encoded by the coding sequence GTGTCACGCACAACCCATCTCATTCGCATGCTCGGCGCCGGCCTGGTCTGCGTGGCTCTCGCCACCACCTCGGCCTGCTCGTCGAAGTCCGCGGCCACCAACAATTCCGCACCAGCCTCCGCAACATCATCACCACTGTCCTCCGCGGCCGGGGCAGCCGGGTCAGCAGGCTCATCGGCTGGACCCGGTTCATCGGCTGCGCCCGGCTCTTCGGCAGCGCCCGGCTCGGGCGGCGCCACGTCCGCGGGCTCGGCGGCGCTCGCGCTCGCACATCAGGGGGTCACCGGCCCCCTGCCGTCGGCGTCGGTCGAGCCCAAGTCGGGGGTGAACTACTGGGTCGTCTCCTGTGGACAACGCGTCAGCACCTGCTCGTCCACGACGGCGGGGGCAGTCGAGGCGGCCACCAAGATCGGCTGGCAGACCCACGTCTGCGACGGTCAGCTCAACCCGGCCGGCATCTCCAGTTGCATCCGGCAGGCCGTCGCCGCCAAAGCGGCGGCCCTGCAGGTCATCGGCACCGATTGCGCGCCGATCAAACAGGCCCTCACCGAGGCCAACGCGGCCGGTATCAAGACCATCGGCGGCGGCGGCTTCGACTGCTCGGAGACCGGGGGCGATCGGGTCTTCAGCGGCTTCATCAAGTACCAGGTCAAATTCAGCAATCACCAGTGGTGGGCGCAGATCGGCAAACTCCAGGCCGACTGGCTCATCGGGGCCACCAACGGGCAGGCCAAGGTGCTCTCGGTGAAGTTCACCGACGAGGCCTGGGGCGATGACATCCAGAATGCGTTCATCGCCGAGCTCAAGACCTGCGCAGGCTGTTCGATCGTCAAGACGCAGGAGCTGAGCAACGGCGACCTGGCCGACGGATCGCTGCGGACGAAGTTCTCCACCGCGCTGCTCCAGGCCACCACGGCGAACGCGATCAACGTGCCGATCGACGGCTGGTTCTCCGCGGGCCTCGCCCAGGCCGTCACCAGCTCCGGCCGGGCCGCCACCCTGAAGGTGATCGGCTCGATCGGAGAGGTCCCCAACATGGAATACATCCGGACCGGGGCGGGCGAGAACGCCAGCGCCGCATTCTCCGGCAACAACTCCGGCTGGGCCGGCGTCGATGTCGCGGTTCGCCTGCTCGACGGCCAGACCGCTCCGGCCGACGGATTTCCCGAAGGCGTCAGCATCCGGGTGGTCGACCGGACGGCGAACCTACCCGCCAGTGGCAGCCCGTACCAGCCCCCGGTCGACTACCGGGCGGCCTACCTGAAGCTCTGGGGCGTTTCGTGA
- a CDS encoding fumarylacetoacetate hydrolase family protein, which translates to MDPATPAFALGRLSDGTREFTALVRYERVLDLDTVADEIGLPVPVSVTDLLQDWTRVLPILENLSMTADLADHVVLAPVQPRQVFQSGANYRTHVIDLAMAHMEITEGKTVDEVRAEVAAMMDERAASGIPYVFLGLPSSIGGPFDDVTLPAYSDRHDWELELAAVIGVPAFRVGRGEALEHVAGYTIVNDLTTRDRVFRRDMKEIGTDWFRGKNAPGFLPTGPWLVPAAAVADPMDLRITLTLNGEVRQDESTKDMLFDVAALISEISQTTTLLPGDLVLTGSPAGNGQPTGRFLRDGDVMVGTITGLGSQVIRCVAEARR; encoded by the coding sequence GTGGATCCCGCTACACCCGCCTTTGCGCTCGGCCGCCTGTCCGACGGCACCCGTGAGTTCACCGCCCTGGTCAGGTACGAGCGTGTGCTCGACCTGGACACGGTCGCCGACGAGATCGGCCTGCCGGTGCCGGTCTCGGTGACCGACCTGCTGCAGGACTGGACCCGCGTCCTGCCGATTCTCGAGAACCTCTCCATGACAGCAGATCTGGCCGACCACGTGGTGCTGGCTCCGGTGCAGCCGCGGCAGGTCTTCCAGTCGGGGGCCAACTACCGGACCCACGTCATCGATCTGGCCATGGCGCACATGGAGATCACCGAGGGCAAGACCGTGGATGAGGTCAGGGCAGAGGTCGCCGCCATGATGGACGAACGTGCCGCCAGCGGTATTCCCTACGTGTTCCTGGGTCTGCCGTCGTCGATCGGCGGTCCTTTCGACGACGTGACACTGCCGGCCTACAGCGATCGCCACGACTGGGAACTCGAACTGGCTGCGGTGATCGGCGTCCCGGCGTTTCGGGTCGGCCGCGGAGAGGCACTCGAGCACGTCGCCGGGTACACCATCGTCAACGATCTGACCACCCGGGACCGGGTCTTCCGGCGCGACATGAAGGAGATCGGCACCGATTGGTTCCGTGGCAAGAACGCGCCCGGCTTCCTGCCCACCGGGCCGTGGCTGGTTCCGGCCGCTGCGGTCGCCGATCCGATGGACCTGCGGATCACGCTGACGCTGAACGGTGAGGTCCGTCAGGACGAGTCGACCAAGGACATGCTCTTCGACGTCGCCGCGTTGATCTCGGAGATCTCCCAGACCACCACGCTGCTTCCGGGTGACCTGGTGCTGACCGGTAGCCCCGCGGGCAACGGCCAGCCGACCGGGCGTTTCCTGCGCGACGGCGATGTGATGGTGGGGACCATCACCGGTCTGGGCTCCCAGGTGATCCGATGCGTCGCGGAGGCCCGGAGGTGA